Proteins encoded by one window of Dioscorea cayenensis subsp. rotundata cultivar TDr96_F1 chromosome 6, TDr96_F1_v2_PseudoChromosome.rev07_lg8_w22 25.fasta, whole genome shotgun sequence:
- the LOC120263956 gene encoding LOW QUALITY PROTEIN: DEAD-box ATP-dependent RNA helicase 42-like (The sequence of the model RefSeq protein was modified relative to this genomic sequence to represent the inferred CDS: deleted 1 base in 1 codon): MEEVKHRSRREDGERKEESKRERHREREKGRDRDRDSVEPESRRSERERSSDDKHREKHRDRKDRERDRNGDFVDRDARRSEKEKDRDRDRGRDRDSRHKEKERDKAKKDVGKEEKEKDKEREEKEKERTREREKEREERAREREEREKEREERAREREEREKERAREREEREREKERARKREEREERERERTREKRRERERDEDREEDGRDHERKRRRREDSRERDRERSSRSERHKEEAEDHEEKKKKTREEDMEEEQRKLDEEMDKRRRRVQEWQELKRKKEEQEREKMGEGNADEEPKSGKNWTLEGESDDDESAPIKVDEKDTAAGEDSVKPSVEDADAMNVDSGDGNVVPDGTTDGANEEEEIDPLDAFMNSMVLPEVEKLNNSSENAVKPEEKITETEKKASKDGLSNGNQARKAAKSSVGRILPSDDSDSDYGDLENDEVNLEDEDDDDFMKRVKKTKVEKLSIVDHSKIKYPEFRKNFYIEVKEISKMTSEEVAAYRKQLELKVHGKDVPKPIKTWNQTGLTSKILDTIKKLNFEKPMPIQAQAFPIIMSGRDCIGIAKTGSGKTLAFVLPMLRHIKDQPPLNSGDGPIALIMAPTRELVQQIHSDIKKFAKVLNIGCVPVYGGSGVAQQISELKRGTEIVVCTPGRMIDILCTSGGKITNLRRVTYLVMDEADRMFDMGFEPQITRIVQNTRPDRQTVLFSATFPRQVEILARKVLNKPAEVQVGGRSVVNKDITQLVEVRPENERFLRLLELLGEWYEKGKILVFVHSQDKCDSLFKELIRHGYPCLSLHGAKDQTDRESTISDFKSNVCNLLIATSIAARGLDVKELELVVNFDVPNHYEDYVHRVGRTGRAGKKGCAITFISEEDARYAPDLVKALELSEQAVPEDLKALADGFMAKVNQGMEHAHGTGYGGSGFKFNEEEDEARKAAKKAQAREFGFEEDKSDSDSEDEGIRKAGGDLSQATSIAQVAALAAAKAAALTAPATTSVLMPTGNLPAVPIPVVPGQSVAPSLPVVGVPNEAAARATALAAAINLQHNLARIHADAMPEHYEAELEINDFPQNARWKITHKETLGPISDWTGAAITTRGQFFPPGKIPGPGERKLYLFIEGPTESSVKKAKAEVKRVLEDYTAQALSLPGAAQPGKYSVI, translated from the exons ATGGAGGAGGTGAAGCATCGGTCGAGGAGGGAGGATGGGGAGAGGAAGGAGGAGTCAAAGAGGGAGAGGCACCGGGAGAGGGAGAAGGGGAGGGATAGGGATAGGGATTCTGTCGAGCCAGAGAGCAGGCGATCGGAGAGGGAGAGGAGTTCTGATGATAAGCACCGGGAGAAGCATAGAGATCGGAAGGACCGTGAAAGGGATAGGAATGGTGATTTTGTCGATCGGGATGCTCGCAGGTCGGAGAAGGAAAAGGATAGGGATAGGGATCGTGGCAGGGATAGAGATTCGCGGCACAAAGAGAAGGAGCGGGACAAGGCCAAGAAGGATGTGGgcaaggaggagaaggagaaggataaAGAGAGGGAGGAGAAGGAAAAGGAGAGGACGAGAGAGAGGGAGAAA GAGAGGGAGGAAAGAGCTAGAGAAAGGGAAGAGAGGGAGAAGGAGAGGGAGGAAAGAGCTAGAGAAAGGGAAGAGAGGGAAAAGGAAAGGGCCAGAGagagggaagagagagagagggagaaggAGAGAGCTAGAAAGAGGGAGGAAAGGGAGGAGAGGGAGCGGGAGAGGACCAGGGAGAAGCGTCGAGAAAGGGAACGGGATGAGGATAGAGAGGAGGATGGAAGGGACCATGAGAGGAAGAGGCGGAGGAGGGAAGACTCCAGGGAGCGAGATCGTGAACGGAGTAGTCGGTCAGAGAGGCACAAAGAGGAGGCAGAGGATCacgaggagaagaaaaagaagacccGTGAGGAGGATATGGAGGAGGAGCAGCGCAAGCTGGATGAGGAGATGGATAAGAGGCGGCGGAGAGTTCAGGAATGGCAAGAGTtaaagaggaagaaagaggAACAGGAGAGAGAGAAGATGGGTGAGGGTAATGCAGATGAGGAACCCAAGTCTGGGAAGAACTGGACCTTGGAGGGTGAGTCTGATGATGATGAGTCTGCACCTATTAAGGTGGATGAGAAAGATACAGCAGCAGGTGAAGATTCTGTGAAACCCAGTGTCGAGGATGCTGATGCGATGAATGTTGATTCAGGAGATGGGAATGTTGTGCCTGATGGAACAACTGATGGTGCTAATGAAGAGGAGGAAATTGACCCATTGGATGCATTTATGAATTCGATGGTGTTGCCCGAAGTTGAGAAGCTGAACAACAGTTCTGAGAATGCTGTGAAACCTGAGGAGAAGATAACCGAGACTGAGAAGAAGGCTTCAAAGGATGGTCTTAGTAATGGAAATCAAGCAAGGAAGGCGGCCAAGAGTTCTGTTGGCAGGATACTTCCCAGTGATGATTCTGACTCTGATTATGGCGATCTTGAGAATGATGAAGTAAAtcttgaagatgaagatgatgatgatttcaTGAAACGAGTGAAGAAAACGAAGGTTGAGAAGTTGTCTATTGTGGACCACTCGAAGATAAAGTACCCAGAGTTCAGGAAAAATTTCTACATTGAAGTCAAGGAGATATCCAAGATGACTTCTGAGGAGGTTGCAGCCTATAGAAAACAACTTGAGTTGAAGGTTCATGGGAAAGACGTGCCAAAGCCTATTAAAACATGGAACCAAACTGGATTGACAAGCAAGATTTTGGATACAATTAAGAAACTTAATTTTGAGAAGCCTATGCCTATTCAAGCTCAGGCGTTTCctataattatgagtggccgaGACTGCATTGGAATTGCGAAGACTGGTTCTGGTAAAACGCTAGCTTTTGTGCTGCCAATGTTGAGGCATATCAAAGACCAGCCACCTCTGAATTCTGGAGATGGGCCAATTGCGCTTATAATGGCTCCAACCAGGGAGCTTGTGCAACAAATTCACAGTGATATCAAGAAATTTGCAAAGGTTTTGAATATAGGGTGTGTGCCTGTGTATGGAGGCTCTGGTGTTGCACAACAGATAAGTGAACTGAAGCGAGGTACTGAAATTGTTGTCTGCACTCCTGGAAGAATGATTGATATCCTTTGTACCAGTGGTGGAAAAATAACAAACCTTCGCAGAGTGACCTACTTGGTTATGGATGAAGCTGATCGAATGTTTGATATGGGTTTTGAGCCTCAAATTACAAGGATAGTCCAGAATACCCGACCGGACCGGCAGACTGTGCTCTTTTCGGCGACTTTTCCTCGGCAAGTTGAGATCTTGGCGCGCAAGGTGTTGAACAAACCTGCTGAAGTTCAGGTTGGAGGAAGGAGTGTTGTTAACAAAGATATAACCCAGTTGGTTGAAGTCAGACCAGAAAATGAAAGGTTTTTAAGACTCTTGGAACTTTTGGGAGAATGGTACGAGAAGGGGAAAATCCTTGTCTTTGTCCATTCACAAGACAAATGTGATTCCTTGTTCAAGGAACTAATCAGACATGGCTATCCTTGTCTATCACTTCATGGGGCGAAGGACCAGACAGATCGGGAGAGTACCATATCTGATTTTAAGAGCAACGTCTGCAACTTGTTGATTGCCACAAGCATTGCTGCTAGAGGTCTTGATGTTAAGGAACTTGAGCTGGTGGTTAATTTTGATGTCCCAAACCATTATGAGGACTATGTTCATCGGGTTGGCCGAACAGGGAGAGCTGGAAAGAAGGGTTGTGCTATCACATTTATTTCAGAGGAAGATGCGAGATATGCTCCTGATCTTGTGAAAGCTTTGGAACTTTCAGAACAAGCTGTTCCTGAAGATCTTAAGGCGCTTGCTGATGGGTTTATGGCAAAGGTGAATCAGGGTATGGAGCATGCTCATGGAACTGGCTATGGAGGAAGTGGTTTCAAGTTCaatgaagaggaggatgaggcAAGGAAGGCTGCGAAGAAAGCTCAAGCTAGAGAATTTGGATTCGAGGAGGATAAATCAGATTCAGACTCTGAAGATGAAGGGATCCGGAAAGCTGGAGGAGATCTTTCACAGGCTACTTCTATTGCTCAAGTTGCTGCGTTAGCAGCTGCTAAAGCTGCTGCTTTGACAGCTCCTGCCACTACATCTGTGTTGATGCCTACTGGGAATTTGCCTGCTGTGCCAATCCCGGTTGTACCAGGCCAATCTGTGGCTCCGTCTCTCCCTGTTGTGGGTGTGCCTAATGAAGCTGCTGCTCGGGCCACTGCATTAGCTGCTGCCATTAATCTACAACACAATTTGGCAAGGATCCATGCTGATGCCATGCCAGAGCATTATGAAGCCGAACTGGAGATTAATGATTTCCCCCAGAATGCTCGTTGGAAAATTACCCACAAAGAGACCTTGGGTCCAATTTCAGATTGGACGGGAGCTGCAATCACCACGCGGGGGCAGTTTTTTCCTCCTGGTAAAATTCCTGGTCCAGGAGAACGCAAGCTTTACCTATTCATTGAAGGCCCGACCGAGTCTTCTGTGAAGAAAGCTAAAGCTGAAGTAAAACGAGTGCTAGAGGATTACACAGCTCAAGCATTATCTCTCCCTGGTGCCGCCCAACCAGGCAAGTATTCTGTCATTTAA